The following nucleotide sequence is from Salvia miltiorrhiza cultivar Shanhuang (shh) chromosome 7, IMPLAD_Smil_shh, whole genome shotgun sequence.
TAATACACAATGAATTgatttaattctaaatttagatAGTGTCATGATCCGTTCCATATAGagagtgtttggctaagcttatgttaaagaacttataaatttttggagcttataagatatttcaagagcttataataTGTACCCCTCtatccgccaagattatgtaaaaattactatatttggcgtccgccaagattatgtcactttccttttatggcaatggtcccaccatcctctttaatatgttatccttactaacactctttatttacaaaaaactcactcaaaattcaatctcatccacacatttcataaagtggtgggaccttttctccactacatcaaaatcatcaccaattttattaaatctcgtgcccaagcaattttacataattttggcggacggagggagtaatttttaagagcttataagttgtcaaagtgtttggataattaagcataTAAGCTAGAGAAATAATTTTtctgctagagagagaaaatatttttttaaagagagaaaatcgaagaaaaatgaacttgaatgatatatgatgaaaataataaagtatagttgaaaaatatttgtaaaaggattgttgcatataagattataaaaaaataagttggggtaaattaacttattttttggggagtttATTTTTGGAGTTTAtagctgtttaagagcttattttgccaaacattttgaaagagcttataagctcctaaacatcttataagttgttttgaggagcttataagctcagccaaacatcCTCTAAGTATGAATTTATTGATTAGATTAAGCATGaatttattggtttaggttTATAACACTTTAGGTACCCTCTCCTTGATGATGAATTCTACTTAAGGGCCACTGTTAGCGGCGAATCGGAATCGTTGTGATTTGTCATGATTCGTCCCACATTGATTAAATATGGGCTGATTAGTGTGGTTTATAACACCTTAGGCACCCTCTCTCTGATAATTTAACTTTTGAGGATGAGTTCTTTCTAGAGTGTTGTAAATTGTAGTAATATATAGGGTCttgattaaatatatacttGCACTTTCCATTTTCATATCGAATAAAATTGATGTGATTTAGCTTAAGAACTAAAGAACATAAATATCGAAAAGCATAATTGTGCACTGAGCAGTAAAACATTTGTTTTCCCCATATTAAGATATCCAATTCAATAAGAAGAAGAATTATTGCTAAATGTGATACATTAGGTTAGCTTTAAAAACCTCCCATTGTTGAATTGATTACCAAGTTGGCAAGCTCAAATAGAGCTCAACATAAAAGATTTACCTAATTTTAGCATACAAGAGTTAAAGGTGCAACATTCAATCCTGCCTTTGTCATTTAAAATTGAATGGTTGTATGATTTTATATAtgtaagagcatctccaacgtAGGTGGCGAAGCCCGCGTCGATCCGATGCTTATGCTGCTGCGCCGCATTGGAGAACCGGCCTGTTTCAAAGCCGAGGCTTGGCGAAGACCCGAGGCAACGAGAAGAAAACGCgccccatttaaaaaaaattgaaatttttaattttttcaaattatatcCGTtgaatttttgtttgtttgtttttaaatgGACCGTTGCTTTCAACGGTAGTATaggaatttaatatatatatttttttcacttGTTCTATATATACCCCAACTCAACTCAATTTCATTCAATTCACTACCCAAAAAAATCAATTCACTACCAAAAAATTCTCTACAAAATGTCTTCATGTTCATCAAGCGGCGACGAACGACGTGCTCAAGAATTCTCCAATCTCGTGCAAGAATTTAATCAAATTATTCAAGCTATTGGTGATTCGGATGCAGAACCCCGTCGCCGTCGACGAAGAGTGGCAAAGAAGGCGTACAACGTTTGCACGTGGATTATTTTGCCGAAAATCCGATCTACCCCGACAACGTTTTCCGCCGCCTTTTTCGTATGCGTCGTCCATTATTTTTGCGCATCGTGAACGCTGTGCAGTCCGATCCATACTTCCAACAACGCACGGATGCACTTGGGAGACCCGACTTCACACCGTTGCACAAATACACGGTTGCTATTCGTATGCTAGCTAATGGTTGGGCAGCGGACCAGTACGACGAGTATCTACGGATTGCAGAGTCCACCTCGTTGGAGTGCTTGCGCAGATTCTGTCGAGCCATTAGCCAACTCTTCGGCGCGGAATACCTGAGGAGGCCGATTTTCGCCTACTGACAATGGCTTCTAGCAATGCACGAAGCCAAGCACGGCTTCCCGGGAATATTAGGGAGCCTCGATTGTATGCATTGAGCGTGGAAGAATTGTCCAACGGCATGGCAATGCGCATACACTCGCGGCGATCAGGGGGAACCAACCATCATCCTAGAAGCCGTCGCATCTCAAGATCTatggatttggcatgcctttTTTTTGGACTCCTAGTTCAAACAACGACctcaacgtgctcaacaactcGAATGATCTCCTGCAAGGAATGGGGGTGTCGATCACATATCAAGTCAACAACTCCTACTACAAAATTGGGTACTACTTGACTAACGACATCTACCCTAATTGGCCTATTTTCGTGAAGAGTCCTACACATCCGACACACGCGAAGGGGAAGAGGTTCAAAGTGATGCAGGAAGCGGCTCACAAGGATATCGAACGAGCTTTCGGCgtccttcaagctcgttgggcaATCGTCAAAGGACCATCGCGTCTTTGGAGCAAGGAGGAGATGAGCGACATCATGTTCACgtgcatcattttgcacaacatgatcatcgaAGACGAAGGCGAGCACGCAACGCAATGGGAAGAAGAGGCCGCCGACGAAGCTTTGAGTAGCACCGCCACATCTCGTCCTCGTGCCGGTGTTCCGCCGGATTTTCGTGCATTTGTAGCACGACAAACATCCTTGAAAGACGTGGAGATGCATTCTCGCCTCACTTTGAACTTGAATgagcacatttggtctcgttttgATCCGACTGAGCCctagaaaattattgtaatttttattttattattgtattttaattattgtaatgtagaattttaattttaatgaaatttggaattttaaaattaaaagtgtagaaatatgaattttgtggaaatgagaaTCTAAACACCCCTCTAAGatacaatgcattggagagggatgtgtcttaggtggggatcACCATCTAAGACACTTGTATTGGAGATGCTATGAGGAAGTTAAAAATGCTGAAATTACAATGAAACAGTAAGAAACTAGAAGAAAGAGAAACGATCACATGCCCACCGTGAGAAATGCTAAATCTAACTTTTATATAGGTAGATTATTTTGAACCAACTGTTATAGGAGTATTAGATTTGAAATCTTCTGTTTTCCACTCAACAAGAAGGGGGAGAATAAGTACGTATTTCAAGGGTGGGATCGATAATATTCCCATCTGATCTGTATGGGCaaattatatttcaaatattcGATCATTGGAATCCCGAAAAACTCCATTACCCAATGCCAATGGTAAGGGAGTCCATTGGATCATTGATGGGCAAAACTGTAAATCTATCTGAATTTAGGCGACTATATAAAGTCCATCTAATGCCCATAAATTACCCAAAAATTAAATCTGAGGAATTTGGTTAGGGCATCCTATTGATCTCTTTTATTGGCAGATCAATTTTGCGATCACAGCGAAACCCTAACCATACAATTCAATCATGTCGACCAAGCAAGGTAAATTGTTCATCGAATTACGCGATAGTATCTTACATATGAGATgatataattttgtttttcagtGTTGTTGTTAATGGAGAAGATGATGTTTTTGCTGATTTTTTTGTTCTGTCTTTTGCTGCTGTGGCCCTGCATCAGGTGGAAAAGCCAAGCCTTTGAAGCAACCTAAGGCTGAAAAGAAAGAATACGACGAGGTACTGATTTTTGCGGCAATTGTCTGTTAAATTTGGGAATTACGACTATTTGGTTTTGTTTATGGGAAATAACTCTGTTTTCTGTTATGTGTGATTTGTGGTTGCTTGCtgtataattttatatgcagCAATTATGGTATTGGGGGTGTATCTGCCGCCTCCTTCAAAAAAAAGTTGTGTTATGAATCGTGTAAAATTCTCTGAGATATTTCTTTTCATCGAAATTATATTTGTTGCATATTGTTGAGATTGAACTTCCTACCCACCAAGGGCTTGATCTTAGAACAAATTTTCTCGCATgtttctctcttattttttttttattttgatgttcAAGAGATGCATATTAAATTTCTAATTGTAGATGTAATGGTTTTTGAGCTGTATACTTTTAACTTAAAGGATACCCTGAAAGCACCCAactattgaaagaaaaatattggAATAAGCATATGCTTTATTCTCATATTGGATTCAGATTGTCCCCACTCTCTTCTCCATTTTTAGTTTGGgattaattttcttattttgtatTTTGATTTGCAGACTGACAAGGCTAATAttcaaaagaagaaagaagaagagaaggtaAACTATCTTCTCCACACTGCCAT
It contains:
- the LOC130993792 gene encoding uncharacterized protein LOC130993792; the encoded protein is MASSNARSQARLPGNIREPRFSNNDLNVLNNSNDLLQGMGVSITYQVNNSYYKIGYYLTNDIYPNWPIFVKSPTHPTHAKGKRFKVMQEAAHKDIERAFGVLQARWAIVKGPSRLWSKEEMSDIMFTCIILHNMIIEDEGEHATQWEEEAADEALSSTATSRPRAGVPPDFRAFVARQTSLKDVEMHSRLTLNLNEHIWSRFDPTEP